The following proteins are co-located in the Lentibacillus sp. JNUCC-1 genome:
- a CDS encoding MurR/RpiR family transcriptional regulator, which translates to MEQLKKDIIPAILQQTKIEIAGTLNNAGMIGALRHFLIQESLQPFNKITTLIESNKHMLTKGETTIANYIITNLDEVPDFTISEMAKKIDVSSSMLTRFCKKLGIDSYSKFRLMAKEAIVGGRIHDKPDTTSLIEVKQDYITILNKLETLNEGYDVKEFAARLKNVNRIFFYGLGEMSFVVTQIKYKLMELGIIVDCFSHKYEMEKSKELLNPETVVVGLSLSGSDSEIHHLFEVAKVKGSLTVGITSQKDTPIYCEAELSYLIPSSNGNALSSVNETSTLLLLEVLFKELNGLRKKVAVEEIV; encoded by the coding sequence ATGGAACAGTTAAAGAAAGATATCATTCCCGCAATTTTACAGCAAACAAAAATTGAAATCGCCGGAACGCTCAACAACGCGGGGATGATCGGGGCGTTGCGACACTTTCTTATACAGGAATCTTTGCAGCCTTTTAACAAGATCACAACACTGATCGAATCAAACAAGCATATGTTAACAAAAGGGGAAACGACAATCGCCAATTATATCATTACTAATCTGGATGAAGTGCCTGATTTTACGATATCTGAAATGGCTAAAAAGATCGACGTATCCAGCTCAATGCTTACTCGATTTTGCAAGAAACTGGGGATTGATTCTTATAGCAAATTCAGATTGATGGCTAAAGAAGCGATTGTGGGCGGTCGTATTCATGATAAGCCCGATACAACAAGTCTCATTGAAGTAAAGCAAGATTATATCACAATACTAAATAAACTTGAAACCTTAAATGAAGGTTATGACGTTAAAGAATTTGCTGCCCGACTCAAAAACGTAAATCGAATATTTTTTTATGGGCTGGGCGAAATGTCGTTTGTCGTGACGCAAATAAAGTATAAATTAATGGAACTAGGCATCATAGTTGATTGTTTTTCCCATAAATACGAAATGGAGAAGTCCAAAGAGTTATTAAACCCGGAAACGGTTGTTGTTGGATTGAGTTTATCGGGGAGCGATTCTGAAATACATCACTTATTCGAAGTGGCCAAAGTAAAGGGTTCTTTGACGGTGGGCATTACTAGTCAAAAAGATACCCCGATCTATTGTGAGGCAGAGTTGTCCTATCTTATACCCTCTTCAAACGGAAATGCCTTGAGCTCGGTTAATGAAACATCGACGCTGCTTTTGTTGGAAGTTCTTTTTAAAGAATTGAATGGCTTGAGAAAGAAAGTAGCGGTGGAAGAAATCGTTTAA
- a CDS encoding ROK family protein yields the protein MRTFLAFDIGGSFIKYGVLTEAGTFVEKHETATEAHLGGSSIIEKVKEIGTCFLEKYIISGVCVSTAGQVDSKKGEILYASPLIPEYTGTPLKRILEDHFELPVEVENDVNSVGLAESWLGKGNRAKSMFCLTVGTGIGGSYIINNKLHTGHSFSSGEIGYIPIEGSQFEELASTKALIDYVAEQKSISSDAISGKWIFDMAKSGDEICIQAINRLVYYLSKGIATITYIMNPEMIVIGGGLRIRKITYIRSLWNS from the coding sequence ATGAGAACTTTTTTAGCATTTGATATAGGGGGTTCTTTTATCAAATACGGTGTACTCACAGAAGCGGGTACTTTTGTAGAAAAACATGAAACAGCAACAGAAGCCCACTTGGGCGGAAGCTCCATTATAGAAAAGGTTAAAGAAATAGGTACATGCTTTTTGGAAAAATATATTATAAGTGGCGTGTGTGTAAGTACGGCAGGACAGGTTGATTCGAAAAAAGGGGAAATCTTATATGCCTCACCGCTTATCCCCGAATATACTGGCACGCCTTTGAAAAGAATTCTGGAAGATCATTTTGAACTTCCTGTAGAAGTTGAAAATGATGTGAATAGTGTAGGGCTGGCCGAATCCTGGCTGGGAAAAGGGAACCGCGCAAAGAGCATGTTTTGTCTAACTGTTGGAACGGGAATTGGCGGGAGTTATATTATCAATAATAAACTTCATACGGGTCATAGTTTCAGCAGTGGAGAAATTGGTTATATTCCGATCGAGGGAAGTCAGTTTGAAGAATTAGCCTCAACAAAAGCTCTGATTGATTATGTGGCTGAACAAAAAAGCATTTCATCTGATGCCATAAGTGGGAAATGGATCTTTGATATGGCGAAAAGTGGTGACGAGATCTGCATTCAAGCCATTAATCGGTTGGTTTATTATTTGTCAAAAGGGATCGCAACCATCACTTATATCATGAATCCAGAAATGATTGTCATCGGCGGGGGATTACGCATCAGAAAGATTACCTATATCCGCTCATTATGGAACAGTTAA
- a CDS encoding DUF4127 family protein has product MKIIYLPLDERPCNTVMVERIAATAREVTIQMPPRDILGRKKRAADIERLWEWVQQEVQNCDALILSIDMLMYGGLLPSRLHEFKEDMVPIMLNRLRELLTLNPELPVYAFSLIMRTPQYSSSDEEPDYYEHWGGEIFLRAFLEDKSNNEELTDEELCELKDIQQRLPSEHVTDYETRRRFNVAINMGLLDLVHEGILNCLVIPQDDSAIYGYTAIDQKAIYQKRAQLGLEDQVLIYPGADEVGATLLARAYNELSGYTTKIYPVWSSPLGPEIIPMYEDRPFLESLNSHVLAAGCKLVESPETADLILAYNTPGGEMQESWEQSGKHHTYVNDRNMSGFVKQLKNHMNNGKKVIVADSAYANGGDFELINLMDKKVLLDSVLSYKGWNTNCNTLGSTISQGVLGLNGDPEKIQENVLYHVLDDYLYQAEIRMEMTADFLPSYDLSYFDLKDQADLVCRERDQRLLQRLNSEILYSFENLKIEELKTWAPWNRMFECGLKLVVRFPELE; this is encoded by the coding sequence ATGAAAATCATTTACTTGCCTTTGGATGAAAGACCTTGCAATACGGTCATGGTTGAACGAATTGCTGCTACAGCCCGGGAGGTCACTATACAAATGCCGCCTCGTGACATACTGGGGAGAAAAAAGCGAGCGGCTGATATTGAACGCTTGTGGGAGTGGGTTCAACAGGAAGTTCAGAATTGTGATGCATTAATACTGAGCATTGATATGCTGATGTACGGGGGACTTCTGCCGTCCCGTTTGCATGAGTTTAAAGAGGATATGGTTCCGATAATGTTGAATCGCTTGCGTGAGTTGCTCACATTAAATCCTGAACTCCCAGTTTATGCCTTTAGCCTCATCATGCGCACGCCCCAGTACAGTTCAAGTGATGAGGAACCTGACTATTATGAGCATTGGGGAGGGGAAATTTTTCTGAGGGCCTTTTTGGAAGATAAAAGTAACAATGAAGAACTTACAGATGAGGAGCTGTGTGAGCTGAAAGATATACAGCAGCGCTTGCCCAGCGAACATGTGACGGATTATGAAACCAGAAGGCGATTTAACGTAGCCATCAATATGGGTTTGTTGGATCTTGTGCATGAAGGTATACTCAATTGCCTCGTCATTCCTCAAGATGACAGTGCAATATACGGCTACACTGCCATTGATCAAAAAGCTATCTATCAAAAAAGGGCTCAGCTGGGCCTGGAAGATCAGGTTCTTATATATCCTGGTGCTGACGAGGTGGGCGCTACTTTACTTGCCAGGGCTTACAATGAGCTGTCAGGTTATACGACGAAAATATACCCAGTATGGAGCAGCCCCTTAGGCCCGGAAATTATACCCATGTATGAGGACAGGCCATTTTTAGAGAGTTTAAATTCGCATGTGTTGGCTGCTGGATGTAAATTAGTTGAAAGTCCGGAGACAGCAGATCTTATTCTTGCCTATAACACGCCGGGCGGCGAAATGCAGGAGTCGTGGGAACAATCAGGTAAACATCATACATATGTGAATGATCGAAACATGTCTGGATTTGTGAAGCAATTGAAAAATCACATGAATAACGGCAAAAAAGTAATCGTAGCAGATTCAGCATATGCAAACGGTGGAGATTTTGAACTTATCAATTTAATGGATAAGAAGGTGCTTCTTGATTCAGTGTTATCATATAAGGGATGGAATACAAATTGCAACACACTTGGCAGCACGATCTCCCAAGGGGTTTTAGGCTTAAATGGGGACCCCGAGAAGATACAAGAAAATGTGTTGTACCACGTTTTGGATGATTATTTATATCAGGCGGAAATTCGTATGGAGATGACAGCGGACTTTTTGCCGAGTTATGATTTAAGTTATTTTGACTTAAAAGATCAAGCAGACCTGGTTTGCAGAGAAAGAGATCAACGGCTGTTGCAGCGTTTGAATAGTGAAATCCTTTATAGCTTTGAGAACCTTAAAATTGAAGAGCTAAAGACTTGGGCTCCTTGGAATAGGATGTTTGAATGTGGATTGAAACTGGTTGTGAGGTTCCCAGAATTAGAGTAG
- a CDS encoding carbohydrate ABC transporter permease, producing MSRNAKAASKKKIMRNITPWLFLLPAIVILGTFLIIPIVEAFRWSLLDYKLIADTSEFVGLANFKEIFSDDMFWKAFVNTILYLAIVLPLNIFLPMILASLVNQKIRAVGAFRVLYYVPVVTPIVVGAIMWKILYSQSGAVSNFLVWIGVLDKGMNFLTNSTTALAAVAFITAWRGLGYYMIMYLANLQSIPNQLYESASIDGANTIQKFTRITMPMLMPSITLVSVLTIVNGLKVFEEIALTTDGGPAGATTTLVMYIYDKFMNLDVSIASAAGIVLLVLAIVGSLVQMKLTSGREEDLRA from the coding sequence GTGAGCAGAAATGCTAAAGCGGCATCAAAAAAGAAGATCATGAGAAATATAACGCCCTGGCTATTTTTACTCCCGGCGATCGTTATTTTAGGAACATTTCTCATCATCCCCATTGTTGAGGCGTTCAGATGGAGTCTACTGGATTATAAGCTGATCGCTGACACAAGTGAATTTGTTGGCCTTGCAAACTTTAAAGAAATATTCTCGGACGATATGTTTTGGAAAGCATTTGTTAACACAATCTTATACTTGGCTATCGTTCTGCCATTGAACATCTTTCTTCCCATGATTTTGGCTTCTTTGGTAAATCAAAAAATCAGGGCTGTAGGAGCCTTTCGTGTATTGTATTATGTGCCAGTTGTAACGCCGATCGTTGTTGGAGCGATCATGTGGAAAATTCTTTATTCACAAAGCGGAGCTGTATCAAACTTTTTGGTGTGGATCGGTGTTCTGGATAAAGGAATGAACTTTCTTACAAACTCAACAACTGCTTTAGCAGCGGTTGCTTTTATCACGGCGTGGAGAGGGCTTGGTTATTATATGATCATGTACTTAGCTAACCTTCAGTCCATTCCGAACCAATTATATGAATCTGCAAGTATCGATGGCGCTAACACGATCCAAAAGTTTACTAGAATAACGATGCCTATGTTAATGCCTTCCATCACACTCGTTTCAGTGTTGACGATTGTAAATGGGTTGAAGGTGTTTGAAGAAATTGCATTGACAACTGATGGTGGGCCAGCCGGAGCCACGACTACACTTGTTATGTATATATATGATAAATTCATGAACCTTGATGTCAGTATTGCTTCTGCTGCTGGAATTGTTTTATTGGTACTAGCGATTGTGGGTTCTTTAGTACAAATGAAGCTGACCAGTGGCCGCGAAGAAGATTTAAGGGCTTAA
- a CDS encoding carbohydrate ABC transporter permease → MRTQMKLKKILVYILMLLITLVTVGPLIYTFFIALKSPEQGIYDGLLPTDPTMVNFIDSFNKTNFGVFLWNTVIVTGIAIPLNILFSSLAGYALARIDFRGRTIALTLIISTMTVPFQLYMAPLFQIAGQLGLRNTHIGLTVLQIATAFGIYFMRQAFLSIPKDLEESAYLDGANKFQVWYKIAMPLVKPTIVSLAIYTFTFTWGDYLWPLINTTDSSMYTLSIGLAQMSQNFDGGNLKLISAASILTTIPSLLIFIWLQKYFISGATEGAVKG, encoded by the coding sequence ATGAGAACCCAAATGAAGTTAAAAAAAATATTGGTTTATATTTTAATGTTACTTATCACTTTGGTTACAGTCGGTCCGTTGATATACACCTTCTTTATAGCCCTGAAGTCCCCTGAACAAGGCATATATGACGGATTATTACCAACAGACCCCACGATGGTTAATTTCATAGATTCATTTAACAAAACAAACTTTGGGGTATTTTTATGGAATACTGTGATTGTTACCGGTATAGCTATTCCGCTTAATATTTTATTTAGCAGTCTGGCGGGTTATGCGCTTGCCAGAATCGATTTTAGAGGTCGCACAATCGCACTGACGCTTATTATTTCAACAATGACTGTTCCGTTTCAATTGTATATGGCACCTTTATTTCAGATTGCTGGCCAATTAGGTCTTAGAAACACACATATTGGATTAACCGTCTTGCAAATTGCTACAGCGTTTGGGATTTATTTTATGCGTCAGGCCTTTTTAAGCATTCCGAAAGATTTGGAGGAATCCGCGTATTTGGACGGTGCTAATAAATTCCAAGTTTGGTATAAAATTGCGATGCCACTTGTGAAGCCGACGATTGTTTCACTGGCCATTTATACTTTTACATTCACTTGGGGCGATTATTTATGGCCGCTTATTAATACAACAGACAGCAGTATGTATACTTTGTCCATTGGGTTGGCGCAAATGTCACAAAACTTCGATGGCGGGAATCTCAAGTTAATTAGTGCTGCTTCAATTTTAACGACCATTCCAAGCTTATTGATCTTTATTTGGTTACAGAAATACTTTATATCCGGTGCTACAGAAGGTGCAGTAAAAGGATAA
- a CDS encoding LutC/YkgG family protein: MAKGTVHNREAFLDHVRNRLGGARRTHVERPEWTYQPQRAVYRGKTPTELRTIFKENSVEKDTHVIETTKDELAETVRDVMQSYGGGPMVATRDERFDTFGLSDVFEDERVYIWDADAGVERNVQEARKANVGFFVSDVSLAESGTVTQLNDRNNARSVSLLPVTYVAIVPESTIVPRMTQATDMIHGKVKNGEDLSPYINFNSGPSNSADIEMNIVKGVHGPVQAVHIIVRGI, encoded by the coding sequence ATGGCTAAGGGAACCGTTCATAACCGGGAGGCGTTTTTGGATCATGTCAGGAATCGTCTTGGCGGTGCCCGGCGGACGCATGTGGAACGGCCAGAGTGGACGTATCAGCCGCAGCGAGCGGTTTATCGGGGGAAAACGCCGACTGAGCTTCGGACGATTTTTAAGGAAAACAGTGTGGAGAAAGACACTCATGTGATTGAAACAACAAAAGACGAGCTGGCAGAAACGGTCCGGGACGTGATGCAATCGTATGGTGGCGGGCCGATGGTTGCGACGCGTGATGAGCGTTTTGACACGTTTGGTTTAAGCGATGTGTTTGAGGATGAGCGTGTTTATATTTGGGATGCGGACGCTGGTGTGGAGCGAAACGTGCAAGAGGCGAGGAAAGCGAATGTCGGCTTTTTCGTCAGTGATGTGAGCCTTGCCGAGTCTGGAACGGTCACCCAGCTGAACGATCGCAACAACGCCCGTTCAGTCAGTCTGCTCCCTGTAACGTATGTCGCGATTGTGCCTGAATCGACCATTGTTCCGCGCATGACCCAGGCGACCGACATGATTCACGGTAAGGTTAAAAATGGGGAAGATCTGTCTCCGTACATTAACTTCAATTCAGGGCCGAGCAACAGTGCAGATATAGAAATGAACATTGTAAAAGGCGTGCATGGACCGGTTCAGGCAGTGCATATCATCGTGCGGGGAATTTAA
- a CDS encoding DUF1643 domain-containing protein, translating to MEWREDESISCETSNDRTHRYMLTCSWDSKKPAVTFVMFNPTLEDENEADQTLRRCVSFARDWGYGSMIIVNLFSQVTPDPSEIEPQTLEEKITNMKAIRKAVMQSEKVVFAWGEKGSKNNKVVEEVLALVEDEKRFCIKRSKTKAKFPLHPLSQKHSEAAIPYEV from the coding sequence ATGGAGTGGAGAGAAGATGAATCGATAAGTTGTGAAACCAGTAATGACAGAACACACCGCTATATGCTGACATGTTCATGGGATAGCAAGAAACCGGCGGTGACTTTTGTTATGTTTAACCCTACCTTGGAGGATGAAAATGAGGCAGATCAAACATTGAGAAGGTGCGTTAGTTTTGCTAGAGACTGGGGATATGGATCGATGATTATTGTGAACCTTTTTTCCCAGGTAACGCCTGATCCTAGTGAAATAGAGCCGCAAACTTTGGAAGAAAAAATAACGAACATGAAGGCTATTAGAAAAGCAGTTATGCAGTCAGAAAAGGTTGTTTTTGCTTGGGGTGAAAAAGGCTCAAAAAATAACAAGGTTGTGGAGGAAGTTCTAGCTCTTGTTGAAGATGAAAAGAGATTCTGCATTAAAAGGTCCAAAACAAAAGCCAAGTTTCCCCTGCATCCACTATCTCAAAAACATTCTGAAGCCGCTATTCCGTATGAGGTGTGA
- a CDS encoding DUF1538 domain-containing protein, translated as MSFTIFKGFGHTLGEVGLALLPLVILFIVFQIFFLKLPLRKLLDITIGFLLTFLGLAIFLQGVNIGFLPVGELMGEKLGALTHRWILIPIGFLLGFFAIYAEPAVAVLINQVDKVSSGYIPEKVLLYTLSIGVGIAVVLSMIRIIVGISLWYFILPGYILAFIMVKYTSKTFTAIAFDSGGVATGPMTATFILALFVGLASVTEGRDPLLDGFGMVALVALAPILSVLTLGVLYGRKEKGQYAEETDGDHRQKRKR; from the coding sequence ATGAGTTTTACGATATTCAAAGGCTTTGGCCACACTTTGGGGGAAGTGGGCCTTGCACTATTACCGCTCGTTATTCTGTTTATTGTTTTTCAGATCTTCTTTTTAAAATTGCCACTGCGAAAACTTCTCGACATTACAATTGGTTTTCTGCTGACGTTTTTAGGCCTCGCGATTTTTCTTCAAGGCGTCAACATCGGATTTTTACCAGTCGGTGAATTGATGGGTGAAAAGCTTGGCGCTCTTACGCATCGCTGGATCTTAATTCCGATCGGATTCCTGCTCGGATTTTTTGCCATCTATGCGGAACCTGCCGTAGCCGTGTTGATCAATCAGGTTGATAAAGTCTCCAGCGGGTATATTCCGGAAAAAGTACTTCTTTACACACTTTCCATTGGTGTCGGGATCGCTGTCGTTCTGTCAATGATCCGTATTATAGTTGGGATTTCTTTATGGTATTTTATTCTGCCGGGGTACATTTTGGCGTTTATTATGGTAAAATACACATCGAAAACATTTACAGCGATTGCTTTTGATTCGGGCGGTGTGGCAACAGGACCGATGACCGCAACATTCATCCTCGCTCTGTTCGTCGGGCTGGCTTCAGTGACTGAGGGACGCGATCCGCTGCTTGACGGATTCGGAATGGTTGCATTGGTGGCACTCGCTCCGATATTATCCGTGTTAACGCTCGGTGTTTTATATGGCAGAAAGGAGAAGGGTCAATATGCCGAAGAAACTGATGGTGACCATCGTCAAAAAAGAAAACGCTAA
- a CDS encoding P-II family nitrogen regulator, with protein sequence MPKKLMVTIVKKENAKKVVAASKKAGARGGTVLRGDGIRLNEKKRVLGIPVEREREIVLTLVSDRIFPDVKQAIIDAVKLERPRHGIGFVIDAKKVTGICQMLGMDMEAEDHSDEGVNTMEEQDILYDLIVTIVNKGDNEKVVDATRKAGAEGGTILNGRGTGVHEKAKLFNIMIEPEKEVVLTLIDRNKTSKVLEAIEKDAQLNKAGKGIAFVIEVDQTVGINHILNERVNKEWRKKHK encoded by the coding sequence ATGCCGAAGAAACTGATGGTGACCATCGTCAAAAAAGAAAACGCTAAAAAAGTGGTTGCCGCCTCAAAAAAGGCTGGTGCCCGCGGCGGAACAGTCCTCCGGGGAGATGGCATCCGGCTGAACGAGAAAAAACGCGTCCTCGGTATACCTGTTGAACGAGAACGCGAAATCGTATTGACACTGGTATCTGACCGAATCTTCCCCGACGTCAAACAGGCAATCATCGATGCTGTTAAATTGGAACGGCCAAGACATGGCATTGGCTTTGTGATCGACGCGAAAAAAGTAACAGGGATCTGTCAAATGCTGGGTATGGATATGGAAGCCGAAGACCATAGCGATGAGGGGGTTAATACCATGGAAGAACAAGACATCTTGTATGATCTGATTGTGACCATTGTCAACAAGGGTGACAACGAAAAGGTCGTCGATGCAACCCGAAAAGCCGGCGCGGAAGGCGGCACCATCCTGAATGGGCGCGGTACAGGGGTCCACGAGAAAGCCAAATTGTTCAACATTATGATTGAGCCGGAAAAAGAAGTGGTATTAACACTGATCGACCGGAACAAAACAAGCAAGGTTCTGGAAGCCATCGAAAAAGATGCCCAGCTCAATAAAGCCGGAAAAGGTATTGCCTTTGTAATAGAAGTCGACCAAACAGTCGGCATTAACCACATTTTAAATGAACGTGTCAATAAAGAATGGCGGAAAAAACATAAATAA
- a CDS encoding (Fe-S)-binding protein: protein MRASLFVTCLGEIFYQEAAKDMVEVLERLGCDIDFPQGQICCGQPAFNSGYKSQAQKSAKQIIKSFEVSKYVVTPSGSCAGMLKEYPRMFAGDPVWEPRAQELADKTYEFTQFIVHVLGIEDVGAVYPAKATYHTSCHMMRLLHETESPFTLLKNVEGLELLPLENSYDCCGFGGTFAVKMVPISEQMVDEKIRHVEDTGADVLITADGGCLMNIQGRIDRKGKQLPVKHIAQILNSR, encoded by the coding sequence ATGAGAGCATCACTTTTCGTCACGTGTCTGGGGGAAATATTTTATCAGGAAGCTGCGAAGGACATGGTTGAGGTGCTGGAGCGGCTGGGGTGTGACATTGATTTTCCGCAGGGGCAGATCTGCTGTGGGCAGCCGGCGTTTAACAGTGGTTATAAAAGTCAGGCTCAGAAATCTGCTAAGCAAATTATTAAGAGTTTTGAAGTTTCGAAGTATGTGGTTACGCCGTCGGGATCGTGTGCGGGCATGCTGAAGGAGTACCCGCGGATGTTTGCAGGGGATCCTGTTTGGGAGCCGCGGGCGCAAGAGCTGGCTGATAAAACGTATGAGTTTACCCAGTTTATCGTACATGTGCTGGGGATTGAAGATGTCGGGGCGGTTTATCCGGCCAAGGCGACGTATCATACGTCTTGTCATATGATGCGTTTGCTGCACGAGACGGAATCTCCTTTTACGTTATTGAAAAATGTGGAAGGTTTGGAACTGCTGCCGCTTGAGAACAGTTATGATTGCTGCGGTTTCGGCGGGACGTTTGCGGTTAAGATGGTGCCGATTTCTGAGCAGATGGTGGATGAAAAAATCCGTCATGTTGAAGACACTGGGGCGGACGTGCTGATTACGGCCGACGGTGGGTGTTTGATGAATATTCAAGGGCGGATTGACCGAAAAGGGAAGCAGCTGCCTGTGAAACATATTGCACAAATTTTAAATTCACGCTAA
- a CDS encoding DUF1538 domain-containing protein, with protein MDNIKQTTMEVVYSVLPITIVITILQFTLIKLPLETFFQFLIGVAMVGVGLILFLLGVNVGLLPVGEMIGSALSKTKKIWLIVFFGFLLGTVVTLAEPDVRVLSQQVDQVSGGAIPKSTLILAVALGVGVFVGLAMLRIIFNFPMAWLLGISYGTIFILAAFTPATFVPISFDSGGVTTGPLTTPFVMALGVGVASVLRGKSASRDGFGLVALASVGPILCVMILGVIYG; from the coding sequence ATGGACAATATTAAACAAACGACGATGGAGGTCGTTTACTCGGTTTTACCCATTACGATCGTGATCACAATTTTGCAATTCACGCTCATTAAACTGCCACTGGAGACATTTTTTCAATTTTTAATTGGTGTCGCGATGGTCGGTGTCGGCTTGATTCTATTTTTACTCGGCGTAAATGTCGGACTTCTGCCGGTCGGAGAAATGATCGGCTCAGCCTTGTCCAAAACTAAAAAAATATGGCTGATCGTCTTTTTCGGCTTCTTGCTGGGAACGGTCGTTACCTTGGCTGAACCGGACGTACGTGTCTTGTCTCAGCAAGTTGACCAAGTATCAGGCGGCGCCATCCCCAAGAGCACCCTGATTCTTGCGGTTGCCCTCGGCGTTGGTGTTTTTGTTGGACTTGCCATGCTGCGGATTATTTTTAACTTCCCCATGGCGTGGCTGCTCGGAATCAGCTATGGCACCATTTTCATACTCGCTGCCTTTACACCAGCGACCTTTGTCCCGATTTCATTTGATTCCGGTGGGGTGACAACGGGGCCACTGACAACCCCCTTCGTCATGGCGCTCGGTGTCGGCGTCGCGTCTGTACTCCGCGGTAAGTCTGCTTCAAGGGACGGGTTTGGACTTGTTGCCCTCGCATCCGTCGGCCCTATTCTGTGTGTCATGATTTTAGGAGTGATTTACGGATGA
- a CDS encoding FAD-dependent oxidoreductase produces MKLLKHEQADVIVLGGGIGGCIASLAAAKMGLTVVLTEETDWLGGQLTSQAVPPDEHQWIEEFGCTDTYTEFRERIRQYYQTNYPLTSDAKMDRRLNPGNAWVTRLAHEPKVALSVLEDMLSPYINSGKINVLYHCVPYDAHAVDDIVKSVTVESLVDKNKFKLTGTYFLDATECGDLIKLAGVEYVVGAESKADTQEPHALETADPTDMQAITHVLAVDYIEGEDYTIDEPAQYDFWKGYYPSFSDSPLLSWNAVNSEDTSTMKTFTLFPNEKNIPSLFTYRRVIDRHLFEGKLYEGDISLLNWPQNDYFLGPIIDVSDKERRKHLENAKQLSLSLLYWLQTEAPRLDGGKGYPGLRLRKDVLGTEDGLAKYPYIRESRRIKAVYTVTEMDVSKELRGNKRIKNYFDSVGVGSYHLDIHHTTVSNRTFYIPSYPFEIPLGALLPVRVKNVLPACKNIGTTQITNGCYRLHPTEWNIGESAGYLAAYAILNKVTPHMVRENQAYLHDYQQLLKEQGIQLHWPENMEL; encoded by the coding sequence ATAAAGTTGCTTAAGCATGAACAAGCCGATGTCATCGTTCTTGGAGGGGGAATAGGCGGCTGCATCGCTTCTTTAGCAGCGGCGAAAATGGGGCTTACTGTTGTATTGACTGAAGAAACCGACTGGCTTGGAGGACAATTGACCAGCCAAGCCGTCCCTCCAGACGAACATCAGTGGATAGAGGAATTTGGATGCACTGACACATATACTGAGTTCAGAGAGAGAATTCGTCAATACTATCAAACAAATTACCCGCTTACGAGCGACGCTAAGATGGATAGGCGCCTCAATCCCGGAAATGCATGGGTGACAAGGTTAGCTCACGAACCCAAAGTGGCTTTAAGTGTGTTGGAAGATATGCTTTCTCCATATATCAATAGTGGCAAAATCAATGTCTTGTACCACTGTGTTCCTTATGATGCCCATGCAGTTGATGACATAGTGAAGTCAGTCACAGTGGAATCTTTGGTGGATAAGAATAAATTCAAACTAACAGGTACGTACTTTTTAGATGCGACAGAATGTGGAGACTTGATTAAACTTGCTGGTGTAGAATATGTAGTTGGGGCAGAGTCAAAAGCAGATACTCAAGAACCACACGCCTTAGAGACAGCGGACCCAACCGACATGCAGGCTATTACACATGTATTGGCTGTTGACTATATTGAAGGAGAAGATTATACGATTGATGAGCCAGCGCAGTATGATTTTTGGAAAGGATATTATCCTAGTTTTTCTGACTCTCCGCTACTGAGTTGGAATGCTGTGAATTCAGAGGACACCTCCACAATGAAGACTTTCACTTTATTTCCTAATGAAAAGAATATCCCTTCTTTATTTACCTATCGTCGTGTAATAGACCGTCACCTTTTCGAGGGGAAATTATATGAGGGTGATATTTCTCTCCTTAACTGGCCTCAGAATGATTATTTTCTCGGGCCGATTATTGACGTCTCAGATAAAGAACGCAGGAAACACTTAGAAAACGCCAAACAATTAAGCTTGTCTTTGTTGTACTGGCTGCAGACCGAAGCTCCACGTTTAGATGGGGGCAAAGGGTACCCTGGATTGCGCTTGAGAAAAGATGTGCTTGGAACAGAAGATGGGCTTGCCAAATATCCATATATACGGGAATCAAGAAGAATTAAAGCAGTTTATACAGTCACGGAGATGGATGTAAGCAAGGAACTAAGAGGGAATAAAAGAATTAAGAATTATTTTGATAGTGTCGGTGTCGGAAGCTATCATTTGGACATACACCACACAACAGTTTCAAACCGTACGTTCTACATACCGTCTTACCCTTTTGAGATTCCTTTAGGGGCCTTACTCCCTGTAAGAGTTAAAAACGTTCTGCCTGCGTGTAAAAACATAGGGACAACCCAAATCACAAATGGATGCTATCGTTTGCATCCAACGGAATGGAATATAGGGGAATCGGCAGGTTATTTGGCTGCATATGCAATACTAAATAAAGTTACCCCACATATGGTTCGAGAAAATCAAGCGTATTTACATGATTATCAGCAATTGTTAAAGGAGCAGGGTATACAATTGCATTGGCCTGAGAATATGGAGTTGTAA